The genomic region GCTGACGTCGAAGACGCCACAGGACTGCACTCGTTTCTTGCCCGGCAAATGGTTGACAAGGTCACTTTTTCTTTGCTGGGGGTGGAGAGCGCGAGATCCGCCTTGTAAAGTATTGGGAAGCTCAGGGAAGTGAACAAGAAGAGGTAAAGGAAAAAAGATCACTCTTGCGAAAGCCTTCCAGCGGTCCTTCCAGACGACGGACACTGACCAGCCACACAGTTCGCCTGGGCAAACCAGAAGATGCTGAAGATATTGCCCGGCTGGTTTTGCGGGCACATGGTGCTGTTTTCTTCAATGAAGCCATCTATTATCCAGCCCGGGTTCGCGAGATGCTCGAGCAGGGGGAGATGGTTTCTGTGGTGGCTGAAACAGCAAGTGGAGAACTTATGGGACATTGCGCCCTGGTGGCAGACACACCGGGAGCGCGCGTCAGGGAGCTGACCTATACCTTTCTGGATACCAGGTTCAAGAGCCCAGGCGTGAACGAGGAAGTATCCACATTTCTAAGCGAAAGAGCCAAAGCGCTTGATCTTTGCGCAATATACGCCCTGGCAGTGACGAATCATATCCATTCCCAGCGTAACCTTCTGCATCAAGGATTTAAGGAAAGCGCACTTTTTATAGCTGCAAGTCCTGTATCTAAGAGTTGGCAAGAAAAGGACGGGCATAATCCGGGGCGTATAGCCAACATCGTGTTTCTCAAATATTTGCACGCAGGCCCGGAAGCCCTTCTCCACGTCCCTGACAGGCACGGATCCATGGTCAGGCAAATATTTCAACTTCATGGGAAAAAATGTCGTTTTTTCCATGATTCAGTACTCACTTTGCCTGAAGACCCAGCGCACATTCATTCAGAATCCGACCTCAAGGAAG from Desulfonatronovibrio magnus harbors:
- a CDS encoding GNAT family N-acetyltransferase, producing the protein MRKPSSGPSRRRTLTSHTVRLGKPEDAEDIARLVLRAHGAVFFNEAIYYPARVREMLEQGEMVSVVAETASGELMGHCALVADTPGARVRELTYTFLDTRFKSPGVNEEVSTFLSERAKALDLCAIYALAVTNHIHSQRNLLHQGFKESALFIAASPVSKSWQEKDGHNPGRIANIVFLKYLHAGPEALLHVPDRHGSMVRQIFQLHGKKCRFFHDSVLTLPEDPAHIHSESDLKEGWTWICVARYGYDIQKQVSDQLALSCGQGIPVTHLSLPLTDPVTSAIADFFEKMGFFFAGVGLDDNGKEVLILQYLHGVDPDFDSIHLASSFGRELAEYVRSIYPGT